The Pseudomonas extremaustralis genome contains a region encoding:
- the cheD gene encoding chemoreceptor glutamine deamidase CheD, with protein sequence MKKPVGTTEVVLAPGQVCFATRPTRLRTLLGSCVAITFWHPQRLIGGMCHFMLPGRLRNDQPLDGRYADEALELLLRHAHVNGTQARDYHVKLFGGGKMFPERQRLVSTQDVASLNIRAALALVERHHLNLTAQDMGSTGYRTIMFDLWNGDVWVRHQPMGTPQKNAYQKNQCAVGR encoded by the coding sequence ATGAAAAAGCCTGTCGGTACGACCGAAGTGGTATTGGCGCCCGGCCAGGTGTGCTTTGCGACGCGGCCAACGCGCTTGCGCACCTTGCTCGGTTCCTGCGTGGCGATCACGTTCTGGCACCCGCAACGGCTGATCGGCGGCATGTGCCACTTCATGCTGCCGGGGCGCTTGCGCAACGATCAGCCGCTGGACGGCCGGTATGCCGATGAGGCCCTGGAACTGCTGCTGCGCCACGCCCACGTCAACGGCACACAAGCACGGGATTACCACGTCAAGCTGTTCGGCGGCGGCAAGATGTTCCCCGAGCGCCAGCGCCTGGTGTCGACGCAGGACGTGGCCAGCCTGAATATCCGCGCCGCCCTGGCCCTCGTCGAGCGCCATCACCTGAACCTGACGGCCCAGGACATGGGCAGTACCGGTTACCGCACGATCATGTTCGACCTGTGGAACGGCGACGTCTGGGTCCGGCATCAACCAATGGGAACACCTCAAAAAAATGCCTACCAAAAAAATCAGTGTGCTGTTGGTCGATGA
- a CDS encoding methyl-accepting chemotaxis protein yields the protein MKWFYDLKISTKLISSFLVVLALTAAMGGFAIVQLGAVNQAAQDIRGNWMPSMRAAAAMRFFAANYRLKENRHVGTEIVEGKALAEREAADARQQFEARMGTYEQLLSNEEDRQLLASVKSAWASYLATSKQLLDLSRQNQEAQARGLLTGESKDHFDQVTDRLQKMVELNDAGATIAGDKGSTLYESARLSIIAALITALLIGLGLAMFIARIISRPLRQAASAAEQLAEGNLNAHIEPGAQDETGMVLNAMRNMVGKLAHIIGEVRNAADNLASASEQVSATAQSMSQATSEQAASVEETSASVEQMSASINQNTENAKVTDGMASKAAKEATEGGESVQQTVVAMKKIAQRISIIDDIAYQTNLLALNAAIEAARAGEHGKGFAVVAAEVRKLAERSQVAAQEIGELSSSSVDMAEKAGKLLDEMVPSINKTSDLVQEISAASEEQAAGVAQINTAMTQLNQVTQQNASSSEELAATAEEMSSQAEQLQQAMSFFVLDSTPKAAVHSSSVDGPGSKPGHQLQRPKQQAPRKAFAYSMASAPDESEFTRF from the coding sequence ATGAAATGGTTCTACGATCTTAAGATTTCCACCAAGCTGATCAGCTCATTCCTGGTGGTCCTGGCGCTCACCGCCGCCATGGGTGGCTTCGCCATCGTCCAGCTCGGAGCCGTCAACCAGGCGGCCCAGGACATCCGGGGCAACTGGATGCCCTCCATGCGCGCAGCGGCCGCCATGCGGTTCTTCGCGGCCAACTATCGCTTGAAAGAAAACCGCCACGTCGGCACCGAGATCGTCGAGGGAAAAGCCCTGGCCGAGCGTGAAGCCGCCGACGCACGCCAGCAGTTCGAAGCCCGCATGGGTACCTATGAGCAGTTGTTGTCCAACGAAGAAGATCGTCAACTCCTGGCCAGCGTGAAAAGCGCCTGGGCCTCGTACCTGGCGACCAGCAAGCAGTTGCTCGACCTGTCCCGGCAGAACCAGGAAGCCCAGGCGCGCGGCTTGCTCACCGGTGAGTCCAAGGACCATTTCGATCAAGTGACCGACCGCCTGCAAAAGATGGTCGAGCTCAATGACGCCGGGGCGACCATCGCCGGTGACAAAGGCTCGACACTGTACGAAAGCGCACGCCTGTCGATCATCGCAGCGCTGATCACCGCCCTGCTGATCGGCCTGGGCCTGGCGATGTTCATCGCGCGGATCATCTCCCGTCCGCTGAGGCAAGCCGCGAGCGCCGCCGAGCAATTGGCCGAAGGCAACCTCAACGCCCACATCGAACCGGGTGCACAAGACGAAACCGGCATGGTGCTCAACGCCATGCGCAACATGGTCGGCAAGCTGGCGCATATCATCGGCGAAGTGCGCAACGCCGCCGATAACCTGGCCAGCGCCTCCGAGCAAGTCAGCGCCACCGCGCAGTCGATGAGCCAGGCCACCAGCGAACAAGCGGCCAGCGTCGAGGAAACCAGTGCATCGGTCGAACAGATGAGCGCCAGCATCAACCAGAACACCGAAAACGCCAAGGTCACCGATGGCATGGCCAGCAAGGCCGCCAAGGAAGCCACCGAGGGCGGCGAATCGGTGCAACAGACCGTGGTGGCGATGAAGAAAATCGCCCAGCGCATCAGCATCATCGATGACATCGCCTACCAGACCAATCTGCTCGCCCTCAACGCCGCCATCGAGGCCGCTCGGGCCGGCGAGCACGGCAAAGGGTTCGCGGTGGTGGCCGCCGAAGTGCGCAAGCTGGCCGAACGCAGTCAGGTCGCGGCCCAGGAAATCGGTGAACTGTCCTCCAGCAGCGTGGACATGGCGGAAAAAGCCGGCAAGCTGCTCGACGAAATGGTGCCGTCGATCAACAAGACCTCCGATCTGGTGCAGGAAATCAGCGCCGCGTCCGAAGAACAGGCCGCCGGTGTGGCGCAGATCAACACCGCGATGACCCAGCTCAACCAGGTGACCCAGCAGAACGCCTCGAGCAGCGAGGAACTGGCGGCCACGGCCGAAGAAATGAGCAGCCAGGCCGAGCAACTGCAACAGGCCATGAGCTTCTTCGTGCTGGATTCAACCCCCAAGGCCGCGGTGCACAGCAGCAGCGTGGACGGCCCCGGCAGCAAGCCTGGCCATCAGCTGCAACGCCCCAAACAGCAGGCACCGCGCAAGGCCTTCGCCTACAGCATGGCCAGCGCCCCGGACGAATCGGAATTCACCCGCTTCTGA
- a CDS encoding CheR family methyltransferase: MSDTVSIDDREFGQFQTWLYRAAGISLSPAKKALVAGRLFKRLKHYELHSYGEYFKLIMSDPRKSELQVALDLLTTNETYFFREPKHFDFLRQHVLPKAAPGKLFRVWSAASSSGEEPYSLAMTLAESLGTTPWEIVGSDISSQVLAKARTGHYAMERTETLPRPLLTKYCLKGIGRQEGTFLIDKALRDRVNFVQVNLNEALPALGEFEVIFLRNVMIYFDQPTKIQVVARLLPLLKPGGHLIISHSESLHGVNDTLKLVAPSIYRKP, translated from the coding sequence ATGTCAGACACTGTCTCCATCGATGATCGTGAATTCGGTCAGTTCCAGACCTGGCTGTACCGCGCGGCGGGCATCAGCCTGTCGCCGGCCAAGAAAGCCCTGGTGGCCGGGCGCCTGTTCAAGCGCCTCAAGCACTACGAGCTGCACAGCTATGGCGAGTATTTCAAGCTGATCATGAGTGACCCGCGCAAGAGCGAGTTGCAGGTCGCCCTGGATTTGCTGACCACCAACGAAACCTATTTTTTCCGCGAGCCCAAGCACTTCGACTTCCTGCGTCAGCACGTACTGCCCAAGGCCGCGCCGGGCAAGTTGTTTCGCGTATGGAGCGCGGCCAGTTCCTCCGGCGAAGAACCCTACAGCCTGGCGATGACCCTGGCCGAGAGCCTGGGCACGACGCCCTGGGAAATCGTCGGCTCGGACATCAGCAGCCAAGTGCTGGCCAAGGCGCGCACCGGCCATTACGCCATGGAACGCACCGAGACACTGCCCCGACCGCTGCTGACCAAGTATTGCCTCAAGGGCATCGGCCGCCAGGAAGGTACGTTTCTGATCGACAAGGCCTTGCGTGACCGCGTCAATTTTGTCCAGGTCAACCTCAACGAAGCGCTGCCCGCCCTTGGCGAGTTCGAGGTGATCTTCCTGCGCAACGTGATGATCTATTTCGACCAGCCGACCAAGATCCAAGTGGTCGCGCGCCTGCTGCCGCTGCTCAAACCTGGCGGGCACCTGATCATCAGCCACTCGGAAAGCCTGCACGGCGTCAATGACACCTTGAAGCTGGTAGCGCCGTCGATCTACCGCAAGCCATGA
- a CDS encoding chemotaxis protein CheW — MGAVTKTRQAAVAVDEDAQYLTFMLGGEMFAIGILGIKEIIEYGSLTVVPMMPAFVRGVINLRGAVVPVVDLSARFGRANSAITRRSCVVIIEASTDDGQPQDIGLLVDTVSAVQEIAAAQIEPPPNFGARIRADFISGMAKVDGKFVIVLAVDKVLSIDEMSSLAEAGQAPSLDVDPR; from the coding sequence ATGGGCGCAGTGACAAAGACTCGACAGGCCGCCGTTGCGGTGGACGAGGATGCGCAATACCTGACCTTCATGCTCGGCGGCGAAATGTTCGCCATCGGCATTCTGGGGATCAAGGAAATTATCGAATACGGCAGCCTGACCGTGGTGCCGATGATGCCCGCCTTCGTGCGCGGGGTGATCAACCTGCGCGGTGCGGTGGTGCCGGTGGTCGACCTGTCGGCGCGCTTTGGCCGCGCCAACTCGGCGATCACCCGGCGCTCCTGCGTGGTCATCATCGAAGCGAGCACCGACGATGGCCAGCCCCAGGACATCGGGCTGCTGGTCGACACGGTGTCTGCGGTGCAGGAGATCGCCGCCGCGCAGATCGAACCGCCGCCCAACTTCGGCGCGCGGATTCGCGCCGATTTCATCAGCGGCATGGCCAAGGTCGACGGCAAGTTCGTGATCGTGCTGGCGGTGGACAAGGTGCTGTCCATCGATGAGATGTCCAGCCTCGCCGAGGCTGGCCAGGCGCCGAGCCTCGACGTCGACCCGCGTTGA